Proteins encoded by one window of Musa acuminata AAA Group cultivar baxijiao chromosome BXJ2-9, Cavendish_Baxijiao_AAA, whole genome shotgun sequence:
- the LOC135622260 gene encoding paired amphipathic helix protein Sin3-like 4 isoform X4 codes for MKGAPEEALMGSQLKRPNVPRVDPSMQTHMAPASAASNTPKLTTNDALAYLKAVKDIFQDKREKYDEFLEVMKDFKSQRIDTNGVIMRVKELFKGHRDLILGFNTFLPKGYEIKLPEEKKPVEFEEAINFVNKIKNRFQNDDHVYKSFLDILNMYRRENKSIHEVYQEVAALFQNHHDLLEEFTHFLPDASATYAPHHAYSGRGFVQRDDRSSLMPTARHIHGDKRERSYTSHADRDFSVDHPDTEHDRQRRHAEREKDRKEDRDKRDRERDEKDIEHDSGDLDEANRRHKFQSRRMDDSVAEPKQQRGDCTENIGTYSISVSSSDDKNALKSVYTREFNFCEKVKEKLHPDTYQEFLKCLHIYSKEIINRTELKNLVSDILGKHLDLMEGFNEFLAHCENIGHTARPIKIEDRDRERERDMDEQKDSERERNNERERVDKGALYNSKEGASHKATFFSSKEKYNLWKPISELDLSNCQRCTPSYRLLPKNYPIPPASHRTELGVSVLNDVWVSVTSGSEDYSFKHMRKNQYEESLFRCEDDRFELDMLLESVNVTTKRVEELLEMTQDPVKSENLIHIGDHLSSLNLRCIERLYGDHGLDVMDVLHKNAGLALPVILTRLKQKQEEWSRCRSDFNKVWAEIYAKNYHKSLDHRCFYFKQQDTKSLSTKALLAEIKEINDKMKEEDDILLAVAARNRRPILPNMEFEYVDVDIHEDLYQIIKYSCGEVCTSLEQVDKVMKIWTTFLEPLMCVRSRNQGEEDAQDAKPKNRAVKTSMVGVGENNRSSGVDCAGATRQNNGDGNISPEQVAPCRTKLASGDTTVTENGFHNIDRTTRHSENLGNKPLQGRGQGSAPMADEVSGINGQYVPAEPLQDNIYVAGGAEQSQNRTNLEIISGANSASLRTGHFGMETVVEPRATNEILPSSEGEQTGRPIVSANGASTTENNKGHRPNEGSASLNNLTVEREEGELSPTGDFGEDNFVTFGDAAINVAPKGKDTSASRQFHVRPGEVEASCGEAAGENDADADDEGEESAQRSTEVSENASEAGEDVSGSESGDGGECSREDHEEEEDDAENDQDGKAESEGEAEGTTDTHDAEGEITSLPFSERILHTVKPLARHVPAALHNKEDKYSRIFYGNDSFYVLFRLHQTLYERILSAKTNSSAAEKKWRSSKDTTPPDLYAKFISALYHLLDGSADNTKFEDDCRTIIGTQSYLLFTLDKLIYKVVKQLQAMASDEIDNKLLQLSLYEKSRRSGRSSDLVYHENIRVLLHDENIYRFECFSQSSYVTRLSIQLMEYGHEKPEATAVSMDPSFSAYLYSDFLSSIPDKKGAEGVFLRRNKRKYGDDDEYASTYKAMSRFQVINGLECKISCSSSKVSYVLDTEDFLFRGRKKRIYSCGGTIICGQAQPSQAHDAKVQQFHRFLSRS; via the exons ATGAAAGGGGCGCCGGAGGAAGCACTGATGGGTTCCCAACTTAAACGGCCCAACGTTCCTCGAGTGGATCC GTCTATGCAAACCCATATGGCGCCGGCATCGGCAGCAAGTAATACTCCCAAACTCACCACTAACGATGCCCTAGCCTATCTCAAGGCCGTGAAGGATATATTTCAAGACAAAAGGGAAAAATACGATGAATTTCTTGAGGTCATGAAGGACTTCAAGAGCCAGAG GATTGACACTAATGGGGTCATCATGAGGGTGAAGGAATTATTTAAGGGTCATCGCGATCTGATATTGGGCTTTAACACCTTCTTGCCAAAGGGATATGAAATTAAGTTACCGGAAGAAAAGAAACCAGTTGAATTTGAGGAAGCAATCAATTTTGTCAACAAAATTAAG AATCGTTTCCAGAATGATGATCACGTTTACAAGTCATTCTTAGATATTCTGAATATGTACCGAAGGGAGAATAAGTCAATCCATGAGGTCTACCAGGAG GTAGCAGCTCTCTTTCAGAATCATCATGATTTACTCGAGGAGTTCACACACTTTTTGCCTGATGCCTCTGCAACATATGCGCCACATCATGCATATTCTGGTCGAGGCTTTGTGCAACGAGATGACAGGAGCTCTTTGATGCCTACAGCAAGGCATATTCATGGGGATAAG agagagagatcttATACGTCACATGCCGATCGCGATTTTAGTGTTGATCATCCTGATACAGAGCATGATAGGCAGAGAAGGCATGCAGAAAGGGAAAAGGATAGAAAGGAAGATAGGGACAAGAGAGACCGTGAACGGGATGAGAAGGATATAGAGCATGATAGTGGAGATTTAGATGAGGCAAATAGAAGGCATAAATTTCAATCTAGAAGAATGGATGACTCTGTTGCTGAGCCAAAGCAGCAAAGGGGTGACTGTACCGAGAATATTGGCACGTATAGCATTTCAGTTTCATCATCTGATGATAAGAATGCTTTGAAGA GTGTGTATACCCGAGAATTTAACTTTTGCGAGAAAGTCAAGGAGAAGTTGCACCCTGACACTTACCAGGAATTTTTGAAATGCCTTCACATATACAGCAAAGAGATAATAAACAGAACAGAGTTAAAGAATCTG GTAAGCGATATCCTTGGAAAGCATCTGGATCTCATGGAAGGCTTCAATGAATTTTTGGCCCATTGTGAAAATATAG GGCATACAGCTAGGCCAATTAAGATAGAGGACAGAGACAGAGAAAGGGAGCGGGACATGGATGAGCAGAAGGATTCtgaaagggagagaaataatgaAAGGGAAAGAGTTGATAAAGGTGCTCTTTACAATTCTAAGGAGGGTGCTTCACACAAGGCTACTTTCTTCTCAagcaaagaaaaatataatttatggAAACCAATTTCAGAGCTTGATCTCTCAAATTGTCAACGTTGTACCCCAAGTTACCGTCTTCTGCCAAAAAAT TATCCAATTCCTCCTGCTAGCCACAGGACTGAACTTGGAGTGTCAGTATTAAATGATGTATGGGTATCAGTGACTTCTGGAAGTGAGGATTACTCTTTCAAGCACATGCGCAAAAACCAATACGAAGAAAGTTTATTTAGATGTGAAGATGATAG ATTTGAGCTGGATATGTTATTGGAATCGGTGAATGTCACAACCAAGCGAGTAGAGGAATTGCTAGAAATGACACAAGATCCTGTCAAATCAGAAAATCTAATTCACATTGGAGACCATCTTTCTT CTTTGAATTTGAGGTGCATTGAACGTTTGTATGGAGACCATGGTCTTGATGTCATGGACGTACTTCACAAGAATGCTGGTCTTGCTTTGCCAGTCATATTAACCCGCCTgaagcaaaagcaagaggaaTGGTCTAGGTGTCGTTCAGATTTCAATAAAGTTTGGGCAGAAATATATGCTAAGAATTATCATAAGTCACTCGATCATCGCTGTTTCTATTTCAAGCAACAGGATACAAAGAGCTTGAGCACAAAGG CTTTGCTGGCTGAGATTAAAGAAATCAATGACAAGATGAAGGAGGAGGATGACATTCTTCTCGCTGTTGCTGCCAGAAATAGGCGGCCTATACTTCCCAACATGGAATTTGAGTATGTAGATGTAGATATCCATGAGGATTTGTATCAGATCATTAAATATTCATGTGGAGAAGTTTGCACATCTTTGGAACAAGTGGACAAAGTCATGAAGATATGGACCACCTTTTTGGAGCCCTTAATGTGTGTTCGATCTAGAAATCAAGGTGAAGAAgatgctcaagatgcaaaacctaAAAACCGTGCTGTCAAAACCAGTATGGTAGGCGTGGGTGAAAATAATCGGAGTTCTGGTGTTGATTGTGCTGGTGCTACCAGGCAAAACAATGGTGATGGGAACATTTCACCCGAACAAGTAGCTCCATGCAGAACTAAGTTGGCCAGTGGAGACACAACAGTTACTGAAAATGGTTTTCATAACATAGATCGAACAACTCGCCATAGTGAAAATCTTGGTAACAAACCACTGCAAGGAAGAGGGCAGGGCAGTGCTCCAATGGCTGATGAAGTGTCTGGAATAAACGGACAATATGTACCTGCAGAGCCTTTACAGGATAACATTTATGTTGCTGGTGGAGCTGAACAAAGTCAGAATAGAACAAACCTGGAGATCATATCAG GAGCTAATAGTGCCTCTCTAAGAACTGGTCATTTTGGAATGGAAACAGTAGTTGAACCTCGAGCTACCAATGAAATTTTACCATCTTCAGAg GGTGAACAAACTGGAAGGCCCATTGTATCAGCAAATGGTGCTAGCACCACTGAAAACAACAAGGGTCACAGGCCTAATGAAGGTTCTGCTTCCCTTAATAACCTTACGGTTGAAAGAGAAGAAGGTGAATTGTCACCTACTGGAGATTTTGGAGAGGATAATTTTGTGACTTTTGGAGATGCTGCTATAAATGTTGCTCCTAAAGGGAAGGACACTTCTGCCAGCAGACAGTTCCACGTCAGACCTGGAGAAGTAGAGGCTTCTTGTGGTGAAGCTGCAGGGGAGAATGATGCTGATGCTGATGATGAGGGTGAGGAAAGTGCTCAACGGTCTACAGAGGTTAGTGAAAATGCATCGGAGGCTGGTGAGGATGTCTCAGGCAGCGAATCTGGTGATGGTGGGGAATGTTCTCGGGAAGAtcacgaggaggaagaggatgatgcTGAGAATGATCAGGATGGTAAGGCTGAAAGTGAGGGTGAAGCTGAAGGAACGACTGATACACATGATGCTGAAGGAGAAATTACCTCATTACCATTTTCAGAACGAATTCTACACACGGTTAAGCCTCTTGCAAGGCATGTACCTGCCGCATTACATAACAAGGAAGATAAATATTCGCGGATTTTTTACGGAAACGATTCATTTTATGTGCTGTTTCGTCTTCATCAG ACTTTGTATGAAAGGATACTCTCAGCCAAGACGAACTCATCAGCTGCTGAAAAGAAATGGAGAAGTTCTAAAGATACAACCCCTCCTGACTTATATGCCAA ATTTATAAGTGCTCTATACCACCTACTTGATGGTTCTGCTGACAATACCAAGTTTGAAGATGATTGCCGTACGATCATTGGAACTCAATCCTATCTACTTTTTACGTTGGACAAGCTAATCTATAAAGTTGTTAAACAG CTTCAAGCAATGGCTTCAGATGAGATAGACAATAAGCTTCTTCAACTCTCCTTGTATGAAAAATCAAGGCGATCGGGCAGATCTTCTGATTTAGTTTATCATGAGAACATTCGTGTGCTTCTTCATGATGAGAACATATACAGATTTGAATGT TTTTCACAGTCTTCATATGTGACCCGGCTATCCATTCAGCTTATGGAATATGGACACGAGAAGCCCGAAGCCACTGCTGTCTCTATGGATCCCAGCTTTTCAGCTTATCTTTACAGTGATTTTCTGTCGAGTATTCCAGACAAGAAAGGAGCAGAGGGTGTCTTTCTGAGAAG GAACAAACGCAAATATGGGGATGATGATGAATATGCTTCTACTTACAAGGCCATGAGTAGGTTCCAAGTTATCAATGGTTTGGAATGCAAGATATCTTGCAGTTCCTCAAAG GTGTCTTATGTGCTAGACACAGAAGATTTCCTGTTCCGAGGGAGAAAGAAAAGGATATATTCTTGTGGGGGGACCATTATTTGTGGCCAAGCTCAACCTTCACAAGCACATGATGCAAAAGTACAGCAGTTTCATCGATTCTTATCCAGATCCTAG
- the LOC135622260 gene encoding paired amphipathic helix protein Sin3-like 4 isoform X6: MKGAPEEALMGSQLKRPNVPRVDPSMQTHMAPASAASNTPKLTTNDALAYLKAVKDIFQDKREKYDEFLEVMKDFKSQRIDTNGVIMRVKELFKGHRDLILGFNTFLPKGYEIKLPEEKKPVEFEEAINFVNKIKNRFQNDDHVYKSFLDILNMYRRENKSIHEVYQEVAALFQNHHDLLEEFTHFLPDASATYAPHHAYSGRGFVQRDDRSSLMPTARHIHGDKRERSYTSHADRDFSVDHPDTEHDRQRRHAEREKDRKEDRDKRDRERDEKDIEHDSGDLDEANRRHKFQSRRMDDSVAEPKQQRGDCTENIGTYSISVSSSDDKNALKSVYTREFNFCEKVKEKLHPDTYQEFLKCLHIYSKEIINRTELKNLVSDILGKHLDLMEGFNEFLAHCENIDGFLEGVFNKSMSVEIPSQYL, encoded by the exons ATGAAAGGGGCGCCGGAGGAAGCACTGATGGGTTCCCAACTTAAACGGCCCAACGTTCCTCGAGTGGATCC GTCTATGCAAACCCATATGGCGCCGGCATCGGCAGCAAGTAATACTCCCAAACTCACCACTAACGATGCCCTAGCCTATCTCAAGGCCGTGAAGGATATATTTCAAGACAAAAGGGAAAAATACGATGAATTTCTTGAGGTCATGAAGGACTTCAAGAGCCAGAG GATTGACACTAATGGGGTCATCATGAGGGTGAAGGAATTATTTAAGGGTCATCGCGATCTGATATTGGGCTTTAACACCTTCTTGCCAAAGGGATATGAAATTAAGTTACCGGAAGAAAAGAAACCAGTTGAATTTGAGGAAGCAATCAATTTTGTCAACAAAATTAAG AATCGTTTCCAGAATGATGATCACGTTTACAAGTCATTCTTAGATATTCTGAATATGTACCGAAGGGAGAATAAGTCAATCCATGAGGTCTACCAGGAG GTAGCAGCTCTCTTTCAGAATCATCATGATTTACTCGAGGAGTTCACACACTTTTTGCCTGATGCCTCTGCAACATATGCGCCACATCATGCATATTCTGGTCGAGGCTTTGTGCAACGAGATGACAGGAGCTCTTTGATGCCTACAGCAAGGCATATTCATGGGGATAAG agagagagatcttATACGTCACATGCCGATCGCGATTTTAGTGTTGATCATCCTGATACAGAGCATGATAGGCAGAGAAGGCATGCAGAAAGGGAAAAGGATAGAAAGGAAGATAGGGACAAGAGAGACCGTGAACGGGATGAGAAGGATATAGAGCATGATAGTGGAGATTTAGATGAGGCAAATAGAAGGCATAAATTTCAATCTAGAAGAATGGATGACTCTGTTGCTGAGCCAAAGCAGCAAAGGGGTGACTGTACCGAGAATATTGGCACGTATAGCATTTCAGTTTCATCATCTGATGATAAGAATGCTTTGAAGA GTGTGTATACCCGAGAATTTAACTTTTGCGAGAAAGTCAAGGAGAAGTTGCACCCTGACACTTACCAGGAATTTTTGAAATGCCTTCACATATACAGCAAAGAGATAATAAACAGAACAGAGTTAAAGAATCTG GTAAGCGATATCCTTGGAAAGCATCTGGATCTCATGGAAGGCTTCAATGAATTTTTGGCCCATTGTGAAAATATAG ATGGATTTCTCGAAGGTGTATTCAACAAAAGTATGTCTGTGGAGATTCCTTCCCAGTACTTATAG
- the LOC135622260 gene encoding paired amphipathic helix protein Sin3-like 4 isoform X2 has protein sequence MKGAPEEALMGSQLKRPNVPRVDPSMQTHMAPASAASNTPKLTTNDALAYLKAVKDIFQDKREKYDEFLEVMKDFKSQRIDTNGVIMRVKELFKGHRDLILGFNTFLPKGYEIKLPEEKKPVEFEEAINFVNKIKNDDHVYKSFLDILNMYRRENKSIHEVYQEVAALFQNHHDLLEEFTHFLPDASATYAPHHAYSGRGFVQRDDRSSLMPTARHIHGDKRERSYTSHADRDFSVDHPDTEHDRQRRHAEREKDRKEDRDKRDRERDEKDIEHDSGDLDEANRRHKFQSRRMDDSVAEPKQQRGDCTENIGTYSISVSSSDDKNALKSVYTREFNFCEKVKEKLHPDTYQEFLKCLHIYSKEIINRTELKNLVSDILGKHLDLMEGFNEFLAHCENIGGLVHVPIDGFLEGVFNKRHTARPIKIEDRDRERERDMDEQKDSERERNNERERVDKGALYNSKEGASHKATFFSSKEKYNLWKPISELDLSNCQRCTPSYRLLPKNYPIPPASHRTELGVSVLNDVWVSVTSGSEDYSFKHMRKNQYEESLFRCEDDRFELDMLLESVNVTTKRVEELLEMTQDPVKSENLIHIGDHLSSLNLRCIERLYGDHGLDVMDVLHKNAGLALPVILTRLKQKQEEWSRCRSDFNKVWAEIYAKNYHKSLDHRCFYFKQQDTKSLSTKALLAEIKEINDKMKEEDDILLAVAARNRRPILPNMEFEYVDVDIHEDLYQIIKYSCGEVCTSLEQVDKVMKIWTTFLEPLMCVRSRNQGEEDAQDAKPKNRAVKTSMVGVGENNRSSGVDCAGATRQNNGDGNISPEQVAPCRTKLASGDTTVTENGFHNIDRTTRHSENLGNKPLQGRGQGSAPMADEVSGINGQYVPAEPLQDNIYVAGGAEQSQNRTNLEIISGANSASLRTGHFGMETVVEPRATNEILPSSEGEQTGRPIVSANGASTTENNKGHRPNEGSASLNNLTVEREEGELSPTGDFGEDNFVTFGDAAINVAPKGKDTSASRQFHVRPGEVEASCGEAAGENDADADDEGEESAQRSTEVSENASEAGEDVSGSESGDGGECSREDHEEEEDDAENDQDGKAESEGEAEGTTDTHDAEGEITSLPFSERILHTVKPLARHVPAALHNKEDKYSRIFYGNDSFYVLFRLHQTLYERILSAKTNSSAAEKKWRSSKDTTPPDLYAKFISALYHLLDGSADNTKFEDDCRTIIGTQSYLLFTLDKLIYKVVKQLQAMASDEIDNKLLQLSLYEKSRRSGRSSDLVYHENIRVLLHDENIYRFECFSQSSYVTRLSIQLMEYGHEKPEATAVSMDPSFSAYLYSDFLSSIPDKKGAEGVFLRRNKRKYGDDDEYASTYKAMSRFQVINGLECKISCSSSKVSYVLDTEDFLFRGRKKRIYSCGGTIICGQAQPSQAHDAKVQQFHRFLSRS, from the exons ATGAAAGGGGCGCCGGAGGAAGCACTGATGGGTTCCCAACTTAAACGGCCCAACGTTCCTCGAGTGGATCC GTCTATGCAAACCCATATGGCGCCGGCATCGGCAGCAAGTAATACTCCCAAACTCACCACTAACGATGCCCTAGCCTATCTCAAGGCCGTGAAGGATATATTTCAAGACAAAAGGGAAAAATACGATGAATTTCTTGAGGTCATGAAGGACTTCAAGAGCCAGAG GATTGACACTAATGGGGTCATCATGAGGGTGAAGGAATTATTTAAGGGTCATCGCGATCTGATATTGGGCTTTAACACCTTCTTGCCAAAGGGATATGAAATTAAGTTACCGGAAGAAAAGAAACCAGTTGAATTTGAGGAAGCAATCAATTTTGTCAACAAAATTAAG AATGATGATCACGTTTACAAGTCATTCTTAGATATTCTGAATATGTACCGAAGGGAGAATAAGTCAATCCATGAGGTCTACCAGGAG GTAGCAGCTCTCTTTCAGAATCATCATGATTTACTCGAGGAGTTCACACACTTTTTGCCTGATGCCTCTGCAACATATGCGCCACATCATGCATATTCTGGTCGAGGCTTTGTGCAACGAGATGACAGGAGCTCTTTGATGCCTACAGCAAGGCATATTCATGGGGATAAG agagagagatcttATACGTCACATGCCGATCGCGATTTTAGTGTTGATCATCCTGATACAGAGCATGATAGGCAGAGAAGGCATGCAGAAAGGGAAAAGGATAGAAAGGAAGATAGGGACAAGAGAGACCGTGAACGGGATGAGAAGGATATAGAGCATGATAGTGGAGATTTAGATGAGGCAAATAGAAGGCATAAATTTCAATCTAGAAGAATGGATGACTCTGTTGCTGAGCCAAAGCAGCAAAGGGGTGACTGTACCGAGAATATTGGCACGTATAGCATTTCAGTTTCATCATCTGATGATAAGAATGCTTTGAAGA GTGTGTATACCCGAGAATTTAACTTTTGCGAGAAAGTCAAGGAGAAGTTGCACCCTGACACTTACCAGGAATTTTTGAAATGCCTTCACATATACAGCAAAGAGATAATAAACAGAACAGAGTTAAAGAATCTG GTAAGCGATATCCTTGGAAAGCATCTGGATCTCATGGAAGGCTTCAATGAATTTTTGGCCCATTGTGAAAATATAGGTGGGCTTGTACATGTTCCTATTG ATGGATTTCTCGAAGGTGTATTCAACAAAA GGCATACAGCTAGGCCAATTAAGATAGAGGACAGAGACAGAGAAAGGGAGCGGGACATGGATGAGCAGAAGGATTCtgaaagggagagaaataatgaAAGGGAAAGAGTTGATAAAGGTGCTCTTTACAATTCTAAGGAGGGTGCTTCACACAAGGCTACTTTCTTCTCAagcaaagaaaaatataatttatggAAACCAATTTCAGAGCTTGATCTCTCAAATTGTCAACGTTGTACCCCAAGTTACCGTCTTCTGCCAAAAAAT TATCCAATTCCTCCTGCTAGCCACAGGACTGAACTTGGAGTGTCAGTATTAAATGATGTATGGGTATCAGTGACTTCTGGAAGTGAGGATTACTCTTTCAAGCACATGCGCAAAAACCAATACGAAGAAAGTTTATTTAGATGTGAAGATGATAG ATTTGAGCTGGATATGTTATTGGAATCGGTGAATGTCACAACCAAGCGAGTAGAGGAATTGCTAGAAATGACACAAGATCCTGTCAAATCAGAAAATCTAATTCACATTGGAGACCATCTTTCTT CTTTGAATTTGAGGTGCATTGAACGTTTGTATGGAGACCATGGTCTTGATGTCATGGACGTACTTCACAAGAATGCTGGTCTTGCTTTGCCAGTCATATTAACCCGCCTgaagcaaaagcaagaggaaTGGTCTAGGTGTCGTTCAGATTTCAATAAAGTTTGGGCAGAAATATATGCTAAGAATTATCATAAGTCACTCGATCATCGCTGTTTCTATTTCAAGCAACAGGATACAAAGAGCTTGAGCACAAAGG CTTTGCTGGCTGAGATTAAAGAAATCAATGACAAGATGAAGGAGGAGGATGACATTCTTCTCGCTGTTGCTGCCAGAAATAGGCGGCCTATACTTCCCAACATGGAATTTGAGTATGTAGATGTAGATATCCATGAGGATTTGTATCAGATCATTAAATATTCATGTGGAGAAGTTTGCACATCTTTGGAACAAGTGGACAAAGTCATGAAGATATGGACCACCTTTTTGGAGCCCTTAATGTGTGTTCGATCTAGAAATCAAGGTGAAGAAgatgctcaagatgcaaaacctaAAAACCGTGCTGTCAAAACCAGTATGGTAGGCGTGGGTGAAAATAATCGGAGTTCTGGTGTTGATTGTGCTGGTGCTACCAGGCAAAACAATGGTGATGGGAACATTTCACCCGAACAAGTAGCTCCATGCAGAACTAAGTTGGCCAGTGGAGACACAACAGTTACTGAAAATGGTTTTCATAACATAGATCGAACAACTCGCCATAGTGAAAATCTTGGTAACAAACCACTGCAAGGAAGAGGGCAGGGCAGTGCTCCAATGGCTGATGAAGTGTCTGGAATAAACGGACAATATGTACCTGCAGAGCCTTTACAGGATAACATTTATGTTGCTGGTGGAGCTGAACAAAGTCAGAATAGAACAAACCTGGAGATCATATCAG GAGCTAATAGTGCCTCTCTAAGAACTGGTCATTTTGGAATGGAAACAGTAGTTGAACCTCGAGCTACCAATGAAATTTTACCATCTTCAGAg GGTGAACAAACTGGAAGGCCCATTGTATCAGCAAATGGTGCTAGCACCACTGAAAACAACAAGGGTCACAGGCCTAATGAAGGTTCTGCTTCCCTTAATAACCTTACGGTTGAAAGAGAAGAAGGTGAATTGTCACCTACTGGAGATTTTGGAGAGGATAATTTTGTGACTTTTGGAGATGCTGCTATAAATGTTGCTCCTAAAGGGAAGGACACTTCTGCCAGCAGACAGTTCCACGTCAGACCTGGAGAAGTAGAGGCTTCTTGTGGTGAAGCTGCAGGGGAGAATGATGCTGATGCTGATGATGAGGGTGAGGAAAGTGCTCAACGGTCTACAGAGGTTAGTGAAAATGCATCGGAGGCTGGTGAGGATGTCTCAGGCAGCGAATCTGGTGATGGTGGGGAATGTTCTCGGGAAGAtcacgaggaggaagaggatgatgcTGAGAATGATCAGGATGGTAAGGCTGAAAGTGAGGGTGAAGCTGAAGGAACGACTGATACACATGATGCTGAAGGAGAAATTACCTCATTACCATTTTCAGAACGAATTCTACACACGGTTAAGCCTCTTGCAAGGCATGTACCTGCCGCATTACATAACAAGGAAGATAAATATTCGCGGATTTTTTACGGAAACGATTCATTTTATGTGCTGTTTCGTCTTCATCAG ACTTTGTATGAAAGGATACTCTCAGCCAAGACGAACTCATCAGCTGCTGAAAAGAAATGGAGAAGTTCTAAAGATACAACCCCTCCTGACTTATATGCCAA ATTTATAAGTGCTCTATACCACCTACTTGATGGTTCTGCTGACAATACCAAGTTTGAAGATGATTGCCGTACGATCATTGGAACTCAATCCTATCTACTTTTTACGTTGGACAAGCTAATCTATAAAGTTGTTAAACAG CTTCAAGCAATGGCTTCAGATGAGATAGACAATAAGCTTCTTCAACTCTCCTTGTATGAAAAATCAAGGCGATCGGGCAGATCTTCTGATTTAGTTTATCATGAGAACATTCGTGTGCTTCTTCATGATGAGAACATATACAGATTTGAATGT TTTTCACAGTCTTCATATGTGACCCGGCTATCCATTCAGCTTATGGAATATGGACACGAGAAGCCCGAAGCCACTGCTGTCTCTATGGATCCCAGCTTTTCAGCTTATCTTTACAGTGATTTTCTGTCGAGTATTCCAGACAAGAAAGGAGCAGAGGGTGTCTTTCTGAGAAG GAACAAACGCAAATATGGGGATGATGATGAATATGCTTCTACTTACAAGGCCATGAGTAGGTTCCAAGTTATCAATGGTTTGGAATGCAAGATATCTTGCAGTTCCTCAAAG GTGTCTTATGTGCTAGACACAGAAGATTTCCTGTTCCGAGGGAGAAAGAAAAGGATATATTCTTGTGGGGGGACCATTATTTGTGGCCAAGCTCAACCTTCACAAGCACATGATGCAAAAGTACAGCAGTTTCATCGATTCTTATCCAGATCCTAG